One stretch of Plasmodium vivax chromosome 8, whole genome shotgun sequence DNA includes these proteins:
- a CDS encoding WD domain, G-beta repeat domain containing protein (encoded by transcript PVX_094710A): protein MDDLAAAGVKTAVEKNAQSNWTGGNNAEAEGETHAELDSHNCVGNPVGINPKGDHLLASNERQDDHLEKEQTGESKTNKLIFNKRNHPNSSLKFDQKNVAEMNKYEYAYEREDVFSCEDAFGESVESNNLSSYDEEEREQIDPLNGYHNGQTSNNNRGSERQNCQVIVRIKPRIKTNKLEKVSKLNENDTTGRGVNYEDGKNIKYKKNCLYVHNQNFSFDKIFSEETKQVEVYSYLSDTFLNNLFEGYNCTIFAYGQTGSGKTFTMGFDYMNEFSQSVGILPRFLNDMFKTIERKKRKIDFDVSCTYIEIYNEEIIDLIDFKEEDYHDKVSLKNGKKNKKKKKINKNISIREDINKKEIILMGIKNEKVQTVQDVFTILHKGNLFRTTERTFMNDKSSRSHAIFTVNLIQRKKQAAESEKNKGNPPEGNPNCRNEQGAVNQLGEEQKRRSVNGSDVAEEGATSNAAAHTNADEGKKDLNFAKEGNHNGDGLEHTNKADVICSKFHFVDLAGSERAKRTETKGHRLKEAISINYGLLSLSNVIYSLSSNKKSQHVPYRNSKLTRILQDSLGGNSKTVMIACISIDPVDFYESLSTIKYAARTKKIKNTPVINYDINSVVINDLRKQLFNLNLELKKYKIECKDKSSEGDFTRVKELTSQNKLLLQKVKGLKVKRKKLICLIFYYMGLLKRPNYAPTDGSLRSNVVESVRSCSVGLLNQKGCITQGGEPCIGGEFPSNDGQSVPGGASAIVHSGDRAGDNAIHITSAPVCKNRTVVPDVPPSGGALSSAPPSGAPPCGGPPSRPHFTMSVDSFFQKRGNLDKEDAANVNSKFSEPGKSTHDGLCSSGMAPLTMKGTPMGDAKSCHSCGLKQSSNEHIVEKNSKKEHDMNVVVSGGSYEVDTCETCHCVERPSLQKRDDQTVHMNRATHDNRSIFQESVMWWADNANEGDHLTSVPKDPPGELSPNVMEPPKKDAPKGDTLNGNNSLCTTCQTKNLVEDREDACDSDFNTLEEKYLFVNLEEDKRCVENLFRQFELNRYNERKLRDLNKKYISIFEKNKAYEKKIDELKKMVKRMKRCAKLSSEGRYGGGKRKKKKAPKGGRSGRSERSERSGIRGRDVGAVVGGAKAGPPNRQNRPDGRKKLPHSPPQDDNFYPPNCDHFSDVEFEREMKRKMLKHFARKKNLTDTEVSAKGLNSFCAYGTGGCHEQTRLMDLLHQNLNHHKKEISLIDNPQLNSCLVSAGRHRKVRSRRRRKMLLYENNDSASSNFIYSSNNVDLGLFDDTAEVGEIPMGSNGRRGGPTNGEKGTPRGVPDERKKKQVQMEVTDISHPYDHFVGSGKMDDLHFVNCAGGEVNPKWHTSDEEDEKITVEEHSEDDTCESSPSSSDDRSGRSSGNVSPKFLKNKLNKLQKIIKEDICKIKRVNREKEEYNAKNELLTNSIMSLKKKLHYLQVSSQNDKNCKKIENMKGEIQRITNEKQKIQKKLNDNEQQIKHLKVDILKMKSNFLKTSTLLKEEQRKHTNIIRKKENIITKLHEREEHYINKLKKKEEISKQAYSKLLKRNQELNEELKKLKKKGPSGNARRGDRKKGQENRPPEGIIKRNKFDGVSTRVKKVTSDGMRISTPLRDGDVHHYDHPDDGNNGGGDQHREDATSLQNDDYNASPLSTILSDGVKSLYLNSSPSVCNPENNLFPSHSFYMFNKSESKFQSSFKNDAKIKNYLREFLKKKKKLSSIKAKLDKEKSMNRQVRKILQALYVKRKNEDEEGDREQDGSPRRSTPIGVEDKSAQINRTTNEGEDRESSAGQPMTEQPLRNRVTTAKMEQNVRDCQSDGKDSIPVKENFPPVEDKDGGENPPILLRDEKMDEEVAYYENKLKESNELLKKLKRDIITKKEEFILQKVVKHLLKKLYFNFNKRKESERKIKSLKKFIYSENLFISKIYNFFYLTNVANNLTLPIGCNSHLNNHSMVSFYSNQINDPREGHPNGGFHLTCAERQLKNNNAGLSALLPLYKFDQFKKVLPRNGAANGLLDGRRRNTFSSSMGINPTAEVNQNLTNLKKRSYKSRLIENLHLSRFNKRRVVLCRSDNLVESGKNGESGENGKNGNFETKWGKRYSDGFSLNRMRDAHEGVGLEAKFNGGAPAEEGIHHLPKGYEQINWMPNEGAKNVNLSALNLLHDNNIFGKSEKGSFIRRVHGDSGGGEDQSVNAMDAVDAIAAVDVDERSLEQTNHHALPNVRMKRKSIDNCYLYASKQNGDNFLDYYQDVFSRGHYDVNGAKGEEEKTQRDVTTSDPSQRFLCGKSGGEPYQGAEAPQRESPLCNSKCDQMKSSPIDLCVHPPTANTTIGSDAFSKGRNEFAASKRLEGRVPHGGCNPPGKKGDHVSSSMKRGSQELNSALTNVRTDGEDCSSIDTAKKGEGRIGGKYDNGECSAGIGTGMYSSPCGIPIAEESKANLLPSSGRTDQLWGENKLDFNLAPRQMSGNGTHKEDGSRDPIEGNHKQEVTTEVGQTVRSLNVSSADGVKKRQPKVCSIKSKSADGNSRISGGVSNVKRACKEKENKSSDASLDGTNVTREANNTEVRNINSEEESQMRSKNTSIDAETKLGKKAGINKLPANQTEGPLHHTVLVQKGDDTSHKAQGAKLQMDSSSTAQWNSRTNRDEPNCGGYGKPNDGGEGTQSNNLQYGINREDFKKIEKIHEESINIFKNKMNDIGMSSESFGSLHMMEKKIKGNFANSGNYDGDNTMGEEFPLNKGTTQKRYKTLCMKNCHKYGVSGLCVKGSSSKDLTILSSSINNIKLWDGKKAVWNYDHVNLKNEKSTFINSLIVSFQNNCFFAGINSYVHLFDIRTNPVSLQKYYYSDKNDGSLLISLLNDKSDYVPFLLQNGCTSTFSGVAADGDYTYGGVQNVIERNAVEDAVGQEPWDTSLKHPLSREWQEENVTSAIHENGSRNVASATHENGSRNVASEAHENGNKKMGSATHQSCHERGNQTSTLCHGKADAAEEDARDKLKPIRDAENFQSEYCICACGNENFIKVFDIRKNDDNMWLAKIPITNKIEYITQIPMKKNGKNITKDSNILKNIIIASRDKTVKIWKKGWVSFYPPSYDWCTSLSNFNLSDLMINKGTPSLQEESAEYANNLFNYDSLIVSGSRDSHLRFWLYATDSTTNEFNRFMKIVKNAHMVDITSIAKYQTSGLVTADRDGFIQMWDCNLSVNDNEKALLDMDIYSSQLNLAVNKMGKTLRHSPNAINKVVCYENHFLTASSDGSIKIFSEK, encoded by the exons ATGGACGACCTCGCTGCAGCAGGGGTCAAAACTGCAGTTGAGAAAAATGCCCAGAGCAACTGGACAGGAGGAAATAACGCAGAGGCGGAAGGAGAGACACACGCAGAGTTAGACTCGCATAATTGCGTTGGCAACCCAGTGGGCATCAACCCAAAGGGGGACCATTTACTGGCATCGAATGAACGGCAAGACGACCATTTAGAGAAGGAACAAACGGGAGAAAGCAAAACTAATAAgctaatttttaacaaaagaAATCATCCGAACAGTTCCCTAAAGTTTGACCAGAAAAACGTGGCAGAAATGAACAAGTACGAATATGCGTACGAAAGGGAGGACGTTTTTTCATGCGAAGATGCGTTTGGCGAATCGGTGGAGAGCAATAATTTGAGCTCctacgatgaggaggaaagaGAACAGATCGACCCATTGAATGGTTACCATAATGGGCAAACCTCTAACAACAACAGAGGGAGTGAGCGACAGAACTGCCAAGTGATTGTAAGGATAAAGCCGAGAATTAAAACgaacaaattggaaaaagtGAGCAAGCTAAACGAAAATGATACCACCGGAAGGGGGGTAAATTATGAAGatgggaaaaatattaaatataagaaaaattgccTCTACGTACATAACCagaatttttcatttgataAAATCTTTTCTGAAGAAACGAAGCAGGTAGAAGTTTACTCATACCTGTCGGatacctttttaaataatttgtttgAAGGTTATAACTGTACCATTTTTGCGTATGGACAGACAGGGTCAGGAAAAACCTTCACCATGGGATTCGACTACATGAACGAGTTTTCCCAAAGTGTTGGTATTTTGCCTcgatttttaaatgatatgTTTAAGACAAttgagaggaaaaaaaggaaaatcgaTTTTGATGTGTCATGTACGTATATCGAAATATACAACGAAGAAATTATCGATTTGATAGATTTTAAGGAAGAAGATTATCACGATAAAGTTAgccttaaaaatgggaaaaaaaataaaaaaaaaaaaaaaattaataaaaatatatccatAAGGGAGGATatcaacaaaaaggaaatcatcCTTAtgggaattaaaaatgaaaaggtacAAACTGTTCAAGATGTTTTCACCATCCTGCATAAGGGCAATCTATTTAGGACCACAGAGAGAACCTTCATGAATGATAAATCGAGCAGGTCTCACGCAATCTTCACCGTTAACCTCATTCAGAGAAAGAAGCAAGCGGCAGAAAGTGAGAAAAACAAGGGAAACCCCCCCGAGGGGAATCCAAACTGCAGAAACGAACAGGGCGCAGTTAACCAATTgggggaagagcaaaaaagaCGCAGCGTAAATGGTAGTGATGTAGCGGAAGAGGGAGCTACCAGCAATGCTGCTGCACACACAAATGCTGACGAAGGGAAGAAAGAtctcaattttgcaaaagaggGTAATCATAACGGGGATGGACTGGAACACACAAACAAAGCAGATGTGATCTGCTCGAAATTCCATTTTGTCGATTTGGCTGGGAGTGAAAGAGCCAAAAGAACCGAAACGAAGGGACACAGGCTGAAAGAAGCAATCAGCATTAACTACGGACTGCTCTCCCTAAGCAACGTCATTTACAGCTTGTCTAGTAATAAAAAGAGTCAACACGTTCCGTATAGGAATTCCAAGCTGACCAGAATCCTTCAAGACTCCCTTGGAGGAAACAGCAAAACAGTTATGATTGCATGCATCAGTATAGACCCCGTAGACTTTTATGAATCCTTGAGCACCATCAAATATGCCGCAAGGACTAAGAAGATTAAAAACACCCCAGTCATCAACTATGACATTAACAGTGTAGTTATTAACGATTTGAGGAAGCAACTGTTTAACCTAAATTTAGagttgaaaaaatacaaaattgaaTGTAAAGATAAATCATCTGAGGGGGATTTTACGAGGGTTAAGGAATTAACTAGCCAAAATAAGCTGTTACTGCAAAAGGTGAAAGGCTTAaaggtgaagaggaagaaattaatttgcTTGATATTTTACTATATGGGATTGTTGAAGAGGCCCAACTATGCGCCTACTGATGGTTCACTTCGCTCTAACGTGGTCGAAAGTGTTAGAAGTTGCTCTGTAGGTCTGCTCAACCAAAAGGGGTGCAtcacccaggggggggaacccTGCATAGGTGGGGAGTTTCCCTCCAATGATGGGCAATCGGTTCCAGGAGGTGCGAGTGCCATCGTGCATAGTGGCGATAGAGCTGGAGATAACGCTATCCATATTACTTCTGCCCCAGTTTGCAAGAACCGGACGGTCGTGCCGGACGTCCCTCCGAGTGGCGGTGCTCTAAGTAGTGCCCCTCCAAGTGGTGCTCCTCCATGTGGCGGTCCTCCCAGCAGGCCCCATTTCACCATGAGCGTAgattccttttttcaaaaaaggggcaacctAGATAAAGAAGACGCCGCAAATGTGAACAGCAAATTTTCCGAACCGGGCAAGTCAACCCATGATGGCCTTTGCTCAAGCGGTATGGCCCCCCTCACAATGAAAGGCACCCCCATGGGAGATGCAAAATCGTGTCACTCCTGCGGATTGAAACAGAGTAGCAACGAACACATAGTCGAGAAgaacagcaaaaaggaacacgACATGAACGTAGTAGTAAGTGGTGGTTCGTACGAAGTGGACACGTGTGAAACCTGCCACTGCGTTGAGAGGCCCTCCCTGCAAAAGAGGGATGACCAGACGGTGCACATGAACAGAGCAACGCATGATAATCGAAGCATTTTTCAAGAAAGTGTGATGTGGTGGGCAGATAACGCCAATGAGGGGGACCATCTAACCAGTGTGCCAAAAGACCCCCCCGGGGAACTCTCACCAAATGTGATGGAACCTCCAAAGAAAGATGCACCAAAAGGGGACACCCTCAATGGAAACAACAGCCTATGTACCACGTGCCAGACAAAAAATTTGGTCGAAGATAGGGAAGATGCTTGCGACTCTGATTTCAACACGCTAGAGGAAAAATACCTATTCGTGAATTTAGAGGAAGATAAAAGGTGCGTAGAAAACTTGTTCAGGCAGTTTGAGCTGAACCGGTATAATGAGAGGAAGCTGAGGGACCTAAACAAAAAGTACATTTcaatttttgaaaagaatAAGGCGtacgaaaagaaaattgaCGAATTGAAGAAAATGGTGAAGAGGATGAAACGGTGTGCAAAGCTCAGCTCGGAGGGGAGGTACggcggggggaagaggaagaagaaaaaagcgccaaaggggggaagaagtggaaggagTGAAAGAAGTGAAAGAAGTGGTATACGTGGTAGAGATGTTGGAGCTGTCGTAGGGGGTGCAAAGGCGGGACCCCCCAATCGGCAGAACCGCCCAgatggaaggaaaaaactgcCCCACAGTCCGCCTCAGGACGACAATTTCTATCCGCCGAACTGCGACCACTTTAGCGATGTAGAATTCGAGagagaaatgaaaaggaaaatgttaAAACACTTTGCAAGAAAGAAGAACCTCACGGATACGGAAGTCAGTGCGAAGGGGCTTAACTCATTTTGTGCTTATGGGACAGGCGGGTGTCATGAACAGACCCGGCTAATGGATCTGCTTCACCAAAATTTGAATCatcacaaaaaggagatCAGCCTGATTGACAACCCACAGTTGAACAGCTGCTTGGTAAGCGCAGGAAGGCACAGAAAAGTGAGAAgtaggaggaggagaaaaatgctACTTTACGAGAATAATGACAGCGCGtcttcaaattttatatactcaAGTAACAACGTTGATTTGGGCCTATTTGATGACACCGCTGAAGTGGGGGAGATCCCTATGGGCAGTAACggcaggagggggggacccacaaatggggaaaagggaacCCCCAGAGGTGTGCCagatgaaaggaaaaaaaagcaagtcCAAATGGAAGTAACGGATATTTCACACCCGTATGACCATTTCGTGGGAAgtggcaaaatggatgaCCTCCACTTTGTGAAttgcgcagggggggaggtcaACCCGAAATGGCACACAagcgatgaggaggacgagAAGATAACCGTGGAGGAGCACTCCGAGGATGACACATGCGAGAGCAGCCCCTCCAGCAGCGATGACCGAAGTGGCCGCAGCAGCGGCAATGTGTCCCCCAAATTTCTGAAGAACAAACTGAATAAGCtgcaaaaaattatcaaagaagacatatgcaaaattaaaagagtGAACAGGGAGAAAGAAGAATACAACGCGAAAAATGAACTCCTCACGAACAGCATAATGAGTCTGAAAAAGAAGCTGCACTATTTGCAGGTCAGCAGTCAGAATGATAAGAATTGCAAGAAGATAGAAAACATGAAGGGAGAAATCCAAAGAATAACAAATGAAAAGCAGAagattcaaaaaaaattaaacgacAATGAGCAACAAATTAAGCACTTAAAGGTagacattttgaaaatgaagagtaactttttaaaaacgagCACTTTGTTGAAGGAAGAACAGAGGAAGCATACCAACATtattcgcaaaaaagaaaatataattaccaAGTTGCATGAACGAGAAGAACATTACATTaataaacttaaaaaaaaggaagaaataagCAAGCAGGCATATTCAAAATTGCTCAAAAGGAATCAAGAACTAAAtgaggaattaaaaaagttaaaaaaaaaagggccaagTGGCAATGCCAGACGGGGTGACAGAAAGAAGGGCCAAGAAAATCGGCCACCTGAGGGGATCATCAAACGAAACAAATTTGACGGTGTCTCCACACGGGTTAAGAAGGTCACGTCGGACGGGATGCGCATCTCCACTCCGTTACGCGATGGCGATGTGCACCATTATGATCACCCTGATGATGGTAACAACGGTGGTGGTGACCAGCACAGGGAGGATGCCACGTCTCTCCAGAACGACGACTATAATGCCTCGCCCCTAAGCACCATCCTCTCCGATGGGGTCAAATCGCTGTACCTAAATTCGAGTCCCTCTGTGTGTAACCCAGAAAATAACCTTTTTCCCTCCCACTCATTTTATATGTTCAATAAGAGCGAGTCCAAATTTCAGAGCAGCTTCAAAAATGATgcgaaaattaaaaactacTTGAGGGagtttttgaaaaagaaaaagaagctcAGCTCCATTAAGGCAAAATTGGACAAGgaaaaaagtatgaacagACAGGTTAGGAAAATTCTGCAGGCCCTGTatgtgaagaggaaaaatgaagatgaagaaggggATCGTGAGCAGGACGGTTCCCCCAGGAGAAGCACACCCATAGGGGTAGAAGACAAATCCGCGCAAATAAATCGCACTACTAATGAAGGTGAAGATCGAGAGAGTAGCGCCGGACAGCCCATGACAGAGCAACCACTTCGCAACAGAGTGACCACTGCTAAAATGGAGCAAAACGTTCGCGATTGTCAAAGCGATGGTAAGGACAGCATACctgttaaagaaaatttcccccctgtggaggACAAAGACGGGGGAGAAAACCCGCCAATTTTATTACGCgatgaaaaaatggacgAAGAGGTAGCATATTACGAAAACAAGCTGAAAGAATCGAAtgaacttttaaaaaaactaaaaagggACATCATcacgaagaaggaagaattcATTTTACAGAAAGTCGTGAAGCATTTGTTGAAGAAGttatatttcaattttaacaaaaggaaagaaagtgaaagaaaaataaaatctttaaaaaaatttatctattcagaaaatttgttcatatccaaaatttacaactttttttaccttacaAATGTGGCCAACAATTTAACACTACCCATTGGTTGTAACTCCCATTTGAATAACCACTCCATGGTCTCTTTTTATTCGAACCAGATAAATGACCCACGTGAGGGTCACCCCAATGGAGGGTTTCACTTGACTTGTGCAGAGAGGCAACTGAAGAATAACAATGCGGGGTTGAGTGCCCTTTTACCGCTCTACAAATTTGACCAATTTAAGAAGGTCCTTCCACGAAACGGCGCAGCGAATGGCCTGCTGGACGGCAGAAGGAGAAACACCTTCAGCAGCTCGATGGGCATCAACCCCACCGCTGAGGTGAACCAGAACttgacaaatttgaaaaagagGAGCTATAAAAGTAGGCTAATCGAAAATTTGCACCTCAGCCGGTTTAACAAGAGGAGAGTTGTTCTGTGCAGAAGTGACAACTTGGTTGaaagtggcaaaaatggcgaaagtggcgaaaatggaaaaaatggcaattttgaaaccaaatgggggaagagATATTCGGACGGGTTCTCCTTAAACAGAATGCGCGACGCACACGAGGGGGTTGGACTTGAGGCTAAGTTTAACGGAGGGGCGCCCGCTGAAGAGGGGATACACCACCTCCCCAAAGGGTATGAGCAAATAAATTGGATGCCAAatgaaggggcaaaaaatgtcAACCTGAGTGCGCTCAACCTGTTGCATGATAACAATATTTTTGGcaaaagcgaaaaggggagcTTCATTCGTAGAGTGCATGGTgacagcggggggggagaagaccAATCGGTAAACGCGATGGACGCGGTGGACGCGATAGCCGCCGTAGATGTAGATGAACGCTCCCTTGAGCAGACAAACCATCATGCGCTGCCAAATGTAAGAATGAAAAGGAAGTCCATAGACAACTGCTACCTTTACGCGAGTAAGCAGAATGGCGACAATTTCCTCGACTACTACCAAGACGTCTTTTCGCGGGGGCATTACGATGTGAACGGtgcgaagggggaggaagaaaagacaCAGAGGGACGTCACCACTTCGGACCCAAGCCAACGTTTCTTATGCGGTAAATCTGGAGGAGAGCCCTACCAAGGAGCGGAGGCACCACAGAGGGAATCACCCCTTTGCAATAGCAAATGTGATCAGATGAAGTCCTCTCCAATCGATTTGTGTGTACACCCCCCTACTGCAAATACAACCATCGGTAGTGACGCTTtttcaaaaggaagaaatgaatTCGCAGCGTCGAAGCGGTTAGAGGGACGCGTTCCACACGGGGGTTGCAACCCTccggggaaaaaaggagaccatGTTTCCTCTAGCATGAAAAGGGGTAGCCAAGAATTAAACAGTGCATTGACGAACGTGCGCACTGATGGTGAGGACTGCTCATCAATCGACAcagcgaaaaagggggagggcagGATTGGAGGAAAGTACGACAATGGAGAGTGCTCGGCAGGCATTGGCACCGGCATGTATAGCAGCCCATGTGGCATCCCCATCGCGGAAGAAAGCAAGGCGAATTTGTTGCCCTCGTCGGGGCGGACCGATCAACTTTGGGGAGAGAACAAATTGGACTTCAATTTGGCCCCAAGGCAAATGAGCGGTAATGGAACCCACAAGGAGGATGGCAGCCGAGACCCCATCGAGGGTAACCACAAACAGGAAGTAACAACAGAGGTGGGCCAAACGGTGCGCTCCCTCAACGTTTCCAGTGCAGATGGAGTGAAGAAAAGGCAGCCAAAGGTTTGCTCCATCAAATCGAAGAGCGCCGACGGGAATAGCAGGATTAGTGGTGGCGTCTCTAACGTCAAACGTGCTTGcaaagagaaggaaaacaaatCGAGTGATGCCTCTTTGGATGGGACAAACGTGACGAGGGAGGCGAACAACACGGAGGTGCGGAATATAAATTCGGAGGAGGAATCCCAGATGCGAAGTAAAAACACCTCAATAGATGCCGAAACGAAGTTGGGGAAGAAGGCGGGTATAAACAAATTGCCAGCGAACCAGACGGAGGGACCACTCCACCACACTGTGTTAGTGCAGAAGGGGGACGACACCTCGCATAAGGCTCAAGGGGCAAAGCTCCAAATGGACTCCTCATCAACTGCCCAGTGGAACAGCAGAACAAATAGGGATGAACCCAACTGCGGGGGTTATGGCAAACCAAAcgacgggggggagggaaccCAAAGTAACAATCTACAATACGGAATCAACAGggaagattttaaaaagatagaAAAGATACACGAGGAGAGCATCAACATCttcaaaaacaaaatgaacgacATAGGCATGAGCAGCGAATCGTTCGGTAGCCTCCAcatgatggaaaaaaaaatcaaaggaAATTTTGCCAACAGTGGGAACTACGATGGGGATAATACTATGGGAGAAGAATTCCCATTGAACAAGGGGACTACACAGAAAAGGTACAAAACTTTGTGCATGAAAAATTGCCATAAATATGGGGTTAGTGGATTATGTGTTAAAGGATCAAGTAGTAAAGATCTAACCATTTTGAGTAGctcaataaataatataaagcTATGGGATGGTAAAAAAGCTGTGTGGAATTATGACCatgtgaatttaaaaaatgaaaagagcaCATTTATAAACAGCTTAATTGTGTCCTTTCAAAATAATTGCTTTTTCGCTGGCATCAACAGTTATGTGCACCTATTTGACATTAGAACGAACCCTGTGTCTTTACAGAAATATTACTACAGCGATAAAAATGATGGTAGCTTGTTGATTTCGCTTCTAAATGATAAGTCAGAttatgtgccttttttgctaCAAAATGGGTGCACCTCCACTTTTAGCGGTGTGGCGGCAGATGGGGATTACACCTACGGAggtgtgcaaaatgtaaTCGAGCGAAATGCAGTTGAAGATGCGGTTGGGCAGGAGCCATGGGACACCTCCCTTAAGCACCCACTCTCCAGGGAATGGCAAGAAGAAAACGTTACCAGTGCGATCCACGAAAATGGCAGCAGAAACGTTGCCAGTGCGACCCACGAAAATGGCAGCAGAAACGTTGCCAGTGAGGCCCACGAAAatggcaacaaaaaaatgggcagtgCAACCCACCAAAGCTGCCACGAACGGGGAAACCAAACCAGCACCCTTTGCCATGGCAAAGCAGACGCAGCTGAGGAAGACGCAAGGGACAAATTAAAACCCATAAGAGATGCAGAGAATTTCCAGTCCGAGTATTGCATATGTGCCTGCGGAAATGAAAACTTTATTAAAGTTTTTgacataagaaaaaatgacgacAATAtgtggctagccaaaataccaataacaaataaaatcGAATACATAACACAAATTccgatgaaaaaaaatggaaaaaatattacaaaggattcgaatatattaaaaaatataataatagcTAGCAGAGATAAGACGGTCAAAATATGGAAGAAAGGATGGGTATCTTTTTACCCCCCCTCATACGACTGGTGCACTTCTCTCTCCAATTTTAACCTTTCAGATTTGATGATAAATAAAGGTACCCCAAGTCTACAGGAGGAGTCAGCTGaatatgcaaataatttGTTCAACTATGATTCGCTAATCGTGTCTGGAAGCAGAGATTCTCACCTGCGCTTTTGGCTTTACGCGACGGACAGCACCACGAATGAGTTTAACCGGTTCAtgaaaattgttaaaaatgccCACATGGTTGACATAACGAGTATAGCCAAGTATCAAACCAGCGGCTTGGTTACGGCGGACAG ggaCGGCTTTATCCAAATGTGGGACTGCAACTTATCCGTGAATGACAACGAGAAGGCCTTACTAGATATGGACATTTATAGTAGCCAACTAAATTTGGCggttaacaaaatggggaagacgCTCAG GCACTCACCAAATGCTATCAACAAGGTCGTCTGTTATGAAAACCACTTTTTAACTGCCTCAAGTGACGGGtccattaaaatatttagcGAAAAATAA